The following are encoded in a window of Sutcliffiella horikoshii genomic DNA:
- a CDS encoding acetate kinase, whose protein sequence is MSKVIAINAGSSSLKFQLFEMPSENVITKGLVERIGLNDAVFTISVNGEKVTEITDIPEHGVAVKILLKKLIDLDIIQSFDEITGIGHRVVHGGEKFNDSVLITDEILGQLEELSELAPLHNPANIVGIKAFKEILPNVPAVAVFDTAFHQSMPEKSFLYSLPYEYYEDYGIRKYGFHGTSHKYVSERAAELLGRPVEQLRLISCHLGNGASIAAIEGGKSIDTSMGFTPLAGVAMGTRSGNIDPALIPFIMEKTGKTADEVLEVLNKRSGILGVSGFSSDLRDIESAATEGNERAELALEVFAGRIHKYIGSYAARMYGVDAIIFTAGIGENSDVIRARVLQGLEFMGVYWDPALNKVRGKEAFINYPHSPVKVIVIPTNEEVMIARDVMKIAL, encoded by the coding sequence ATGTCAAAAGTTATTGCAATAAATGCAGGAAGCTCTTCTCTTAAATTCCAATTGTTTGAAATGCCTAGTGAAAATGTTATTACAAAAGGATTAGTGGAACGTATCGGATTAAACGATGCTGTTTTCACCATCTCTGTGAACGGCGAAAAAGTAACAGAAATCACAGACATTCCAGAGCACGGGGTAGCTGTTAAAATCTTATTGAAAAAACTGATCGATCTTGACATCATCCAAAGCTTCGATGAAATCACAGGAATTGGCCACCGTGTCGTACATGGTGGAGAAAAGTTCAATGATTCCGTCCTTATTACGGATGAAATTTTAGGCCAATTAGAAGAACTTTCAGAGCTTGCACCACTTCATAACCCGGCAAACATCGTGGGAATTAAAGCATTCAAGGAAATCCTTCCGAATGTACCAGCAGTGGCTGTTTTTGATACAGCATTCCATCAATCCATGCCGGAAAAATCTTTCCTTTACAGCTTGCCATACGAGTACTATGAAGACTATGGCATTCGTAAATACGGTTTCCATGGTACCTCTCATAAATATGTTTCTGAGCGTGCTGCAGAATTACTTGGCAGACCGGTTGAGCAACTTCGCCTGATCTCATGTCACCTAGGAAACGGTGCAAGTATTGCGGCAATCGAAGGCGGAAAATCCATTGATACTTCCATGGGATTCACACCACTTGCAGGTGTAGCAATGGGAACTCGCTCTGGTAATATTGACCCTGCTTTGATTCCATTCATCATGGAGAAAACAGGCAAAACAGCCGACGAAGTATTAGAAGTCCTGAACAAACGCAGTGGTATCCTTGGAGTATCCGGTTTCTCCAGTGACCTTCGTGATATTGAATCTGCTGCAACTGAAGGTAACGAGCGCGCGGAACTTGCTTTGGAAGTATTCGCAGGTCGTATTCATAAGTATATTGGTTCTTATGCCGCAAGAATGTACGGAGTGGACGCGATCATCTTTACTGCAGGTATCGGGGAGAACAGTGATGTAATCCGTGCAAGAGTGCTTCAAGGACTTGAGTTTATGGGTGTTTACTGGGATCCTGCATTGAACAAGGTTCGTGGTAAAGAAGCATTTATTAACTACCCGCACTCTCCTGTTAAAGTCATCGTAATTCCTACGAATGAAGAAGTAATGATTGCTAGAGACGTAATGAAAATAGCATTATAA
- a CDS encoding SDR family oxidoreductase — protein MRHAVITAGSKGLGKKVTEQLLKKGCSVSINYRNDTETIEKLKKEWSHFGENRLHFFQGDVTKKEQMQQFIDEVVERYGRIDYLVNNAGPYIFERKKLADYSDEEWYEMIEGNLSAVFHLFRKTIPFMREQRFGRIITYGFQGAESSPGWIYRSAFAASKAGLVSLTKSIAIEEAEHGITANMVCPGNIVGEMKEATIDHARGLEDSKNTPVGRSGTGEDIARAIEFLCEENSDMITGAVLEVTGGVEVINRFR, from the coding sequence TTGAGACATGCCGTAATTACAGCTGGTTCCAAAGGACTTGGAAAAAAAGTGACGGAACAGTTGTTGAAAAAAGGATGTTCCGTTTCGATAAATTATAGAAATGATACAGAAACCATCGAGAAACTAAAAAAAGAATGGAGTCACTTTGGAGAAAACAGACTGCACTTTTTTCAAGGAGACGTAACAAAAAAAGAACAGATGCAACAATTTATAGACGAAGTAGTGGAGCGATACGGAAGGATTGATTATTTGGTCAATAACGCCGGGCCCTATATTTTTGAACGAAAAAAATTGGCTGATTACTCCGATGAGGAGTGGTATGAAATGATAGAAGGCAATCTTAGCGCTGTTTTTCATCTTTTCCGTAAAACAATTCCTTTCATGAGAGAACAGCGATTCGGGCGTATCATCACATACGGATTTCAGGGAGCTGAATCATCTCCAGGTTGGATTTACCGATCTGCGTTTGCTGCTTCTAAGGCTGGACTGGTTTCGTTGACAAAATCGATCGCTATCGAAGAAGCCGAACATGGCATCACGGCCAATATGGTCTGTCCGGGTAATATTGTGGGAGAAATGAAAGAGGCGACGATTGACCATGCGAGAGGCTTAGAGGACTCCAAGAATACCCCGGTCGGCCGTTCTGGCACGGGTGAAGATATTGCCAGGGCCATTGAATTTTTATGTGAAGAAAACTCGGATATGATCACAGGAGCGGTACTGGAAGTAACAGGGGGAGTAGAGGTTATCAACCGATTCCGATAA
- a CDS encoding EcsC family protein, producing MSNISREEQWKHKLSQWEEKLYTYEPSQFSDTLDHWVDKAFDLLSDDKKDLFFAQIDTWLFHLHGIIQQSSFQQQAEERIVNMARSYREDIERIEDIRELPLSQKAFIAEQQIAKQKLYSVIQGSMTGTAKLSTLAIDIPAFAALNIRTTQLVAMSYGYRASTPLEMVKSLQLFYGATIPKKYQHERWETLKSELGQDIDHYFDVLTDKDHPTVWLQQPLLHLIKLLFVAIIGRQKVNNVPLLGMITTAGTNYYWTKEVSEFSHYYYMMRHLVENGELDESECEMF from the coding sequence GTGTCCAATATAAGCAGGGAAGAACAATGGAAACATAAACTTTCACAATGGGAAGAAAAATTATATACATACGAACCATCCCAGTTTTCAGACACGTTGGACCATTGGGTGGACAAGGCTTTTGATTTATTGTCAGACGATAAAAAAGATTTATTTTTTGCCCAGATTGACACATGGTTGTTTCATTTGCATGGAATCATCCAGCAGTCCTCCTTTCAACAGCAAGCAGAAGAACGGATCGTCAATATGGCCCGAAGCTATAGGGAAGATATCGAAAGAATAGAAGATATTCGAGAACTGCCATTATCACAAAAAGCATTTATCGCCGAGCAGCAGATTGCCAAGCAAAAGCTTTACTCTGTGATCCAAGGTAGCATGACAGGAACGGCGAAGCTATCCACCCTCGCTATAGATATCCCAGCTTTTGCAGCACTAAACATCCGTACCACACAGCTTGTTGCGATGTCTTACGGCTACAGGGCAAGTACTCCTTTGGAAATGGTAAAATCATTGCAATTATTCTATGGTGCGACCATACCCAAGAAATATCAGCATGAACGCTGGGAAACATTGAAAAGTGAGCTTGGACAGGATATCGATCATTATTTTGACGTTTTAACAGACAAAGATCACCCTACTGTATGGCTCCAACAGCCTTTATTGCACTTGATTAAGCTATTGTTTGTTGCAATAATTGGTCGCCAAAAAGTAAACAACGTCCCACTGCTCGGCATGATAACCACAGCAGGAACAAACTACTACTGGACCAAAGAAGTCTCAGAATTCTCCCATTACTACTACATGATGCGACACCTAGTAGAAAACGGCGAACTAGACGAATCAGAATGCGAGATGTTTTAA
- a CDS encoding metal-dependent hydrolase translates to MKVSYHGHSVVKVEANGKTILFDPFITGNGLTDLKAEDLKVDVILLTHGHNDHVGDTVDLALKNDALVVAPFELAEYLGWQGVKVHEMHIGGAHEFDFGKVKLTQAFHGSSYTDYETKTIVYTGMPSGILLTIDGKTIFHAGDTALFSDMKLIGELNNIDVAFLPIGDNFTMGPDDAVLAAKWLDASTVVPIHFNTFPVIEQNPQEFVSKLPEGVGRVLEVGEVLDL, encoded by the coding sequence ATGAAAGTTTCCTATCATGGACATTCCGTAGTAAAAGTTGAGGCGAATGGTAAAACGATTCTTTTTGATCCGTTTATTACGGGTAATGGTCTGACAGATTTAAAAGCAGAAGATTTGAAAGTGGATGTAATTCTTTTAACACACGGCCACAATGACCATGTCGGCGATACGGTAGATCTGGCTTTGAAAAATGACGCTCTGGTCGTAGCACCTTTTGAACTGGCAGAATACTTGGGCTGGCAAGGTGTGAAGGTACATGAGATGCATATTGGTGGTGCACATGAATTCGATTTCGGAAAAGTGAAATTGACACAGGCTTTCCATGGCTCTAGTTATACAGATTATGAAACGAAAACAATTGTTTATACTGGCATGCCGAGTGGGATCTTGTTAACCATTGATGGGAAGACGATTTTCCATGCCGGAGATACAGCATTATTTTCTGATATGAAATTGATTGGGGAATTAAATAATATTGATGTCGCTTTCCTGCCAATCGGGGATAATTTTACGATGGGTCCGGATGATGCGGTTCTCGCTGCAAAATGGCTTGATGCAAGTACCGTGGTGCCAATTCACTTTAATACGTTTCCTGTCATTGAACAAAATCCACAAGAGTTTGTTAGCAAACTTCCTGAAGGTGTCGGGAGAGTGCTTGAAGTGGGAGAGGTCCTTGATTTATAG
- a CDS encoding purine-cytosine permease family protein, with the protein MAKAQTVTLPPQSKIERYGLEAVPQELRKTRWYEYLIIQVAFSVNAGNFLVPALAVIQGGLSFYAAFLSTVFGATLAFLFVSYLSLPGAERGIPSQFAIRSIIGIKGSRYISSPIRTITSLYWFSVQTIGGTLVIQFILERAFQFSTPFYIIAMILALIMSGLALVGFDAVKRATKYFMPWLILGQLVMLYLLLIKGMSVNSAVNVEGGWNLPIMGFFASLAFVQYVSGVSSSADVTRYAITSKQGFWGLFSGNALGFILTAFFGAYTASLTGNLNPFIATSEMTNSGLFTLIILGAAILSMVSINLSNAYTGGFSLLNSLPQLGRVKSSILFGAAGIVLSLSPALVEEAERYISLIGAFVIPLSAVIITDFLFIKRKQIEVREGLPSYNKIAFVCIGIGIGVYLLLPQDFSPGFLAFLFTGALYLLYKKLSKK; encoded by the coding sequence ATGGCGAAAGCACAAACTGTGACATTGCCTCCTCAAAGCAAGATTGAGCGGTACGGTTTAGAAGCCGTTCCACAAGAATTAAGAAAAACACGATGGTATGAATATTTAATCATTCAGGTTGCATTTTCAGTGAATGCCGGGAACTTCCTTGTCCCGGCACTTGCTGTGATTCAAGGGGGACTCAGCTTTTATGCAGCCTTTCTTTCCACTGTTTTTGGCGCTACACTAGCCTTTTTATTTGTTTCTTACTTATCATTGCCTGGCGCTGAACGGGGAATCCCCTCCCAATTTGCCATCCGGTCCATAATCGGGATAAAGGGATCAAGATACATTTCCTCCCCGATTCGTACAATTACATCCCTCTACTGGTTTTCTGTCCAGACCATAGGTGGTACGCTGGTGATACAATTTATTCTTGAAAGAGCCTTTCAGTTTTCTACGCCATTTTACATAATCGCCATGATTTTAGCATTGATTATGAGCGGACTTGCACTTGTGGGGTTTGATGCGGTAAAAAGGGCGACCAAGTATTTTATGCCATGGCTGATTCTCGGACAGCTTGTGATGCTGTATCTTTTGCTTATTAAAGGAATGAGTGTGAACTCCGCTGTCAACGTTGAAGGTGGCTGGAATCTTCCCATCATGGGCTTTTTTGCAAGCCTTGCTTTTGTTCAATATGTATCTGGTGTGTCCTCTTCAGCAGATGTGACAAGGTACGCAATTACTTCCAAGCAGGGGTTCTGGGGCTTATTCAGCGGAAATGCTTTAGGCTTTATTCTTACTGCTTTTTTCGGAGCGTACACAGCTAGTCTGACAGGAAACCTTAATCCGTTTATTGCAACAAGCGAGATGACCAACTCCGGCCTGTTTACTTTGATTATTTTAGGGGCGGCCATATTATCAATGGTTTCGATTAACTTAAGCAATGCCTATACCGGCGGATTCAGTCTGTTGAATTCACTACCTCAACTTGGCAGGGTGAAAAGTAGCATTCTTTTTGGTGCTGCAGGAATAGTTTTATCTCTGTCACCCGCATTGGTGGAAGAAGCTGAACGCTATATTTCTTTGATTGGTGCTTTTGTTATCCCTTTATCTGCTGTTATTATAACTGACTTTCTTTTTATAAAAAGGAAGCAGATTGAAGTTAGGGAAGGATTACCTTCTTATAATAAAATTGCGTTTGTTTGCATTGGTATTGGGATAGGTGTTTATTTACTCTTGCCGCAGGACTTTTCTCCCGGTTTCTTGGCTTTCCTTTTTACAGGGGCACTTTATTTACTTTATAAAAAGTTGTCAAAAAAATAG
- a CDS encoding CBS domain-containing protein, which translates to MTKHEQILHYIEELPIGEKISVRQIAKALTVSEGTAYRAIKDAENKGYVSTIERVGTIRIERKKKENIEKLTFAEVVNIVDGQVLGGREGLHKTLNKFVIGAMKLEAMMRYTEAGNLLIVGNRYNAHKLAIEAGAAVLITGGFDTDEEVKKLADEMKLPIISSSYDTFTVATLINRAIYDQLIKKEIVLVEDILTPIEATTYLTTEDTIAEWYKVNEEIKHSRFPIIDKNLKVQGVVTSKDVLGKDSGTLIEKVMTKNPITVNGKTSVASAAHIMVWEGIEMLPVVDPNHRLLGIISRQDVLKALQMIQRQPQVGETLDDIVTNQFMDVTESKGEEAYQSEVTPQMTNSVGTISYGVFTTIVTEAAKRVIRNLKKSDMVVENITIYFIKPVQIDSTIEIRPKVLEVGRKFGKVDVEVYHEGNVVGKAMMMVQLIQ; encoded by the coding sequence GTGACAAAGCATGAACAGATTCTCCATTATATTGAAGAACTGCCTATTGGAGAAAAAATATCAGTACGACAAATCGCTAAGGCGTTGACGGTTAGTGAAGGTACGGCATACAGAGCAATCAAGGATGCCGAAAATAAAGGATATGTTAGTACCATCGAACGCGTTGGTACTATTCGTATTGAGCGGAAAAAGAAAGAGAATATTGAAAAGCTGACATTTGCTGAAGTGGTTAACATTGTGGATGGACAAGTTCTTGGCGGCAGAGAGGGACTCCATAAGACCTTGAACAAATTTGTTATCGGTGCCATGAAACTTGAGGCGATGATGCGCTATACAGAAGCAGGAAATCTGTTGATTGTCGGTAACCGTTACAACGCACATAAACTTGCCATCGAGGCTGGCGCTGCCGTGTTAATTACCGGTGGCTTTGATACGGACGAAGAGGTTAAGAAATTAGCCGATGAAATGAAGCTTCCGATTATCTCGAGCAGTTATGACACATTCACTGTTGCGACTTTGATCAACCGTGCCATCTATGATCAGTTGATCAAAAAAGAAATCGTGTTGGTCGAGGATATCTTGACTCCAATTGAAGCGACGACTTACTTAACGACAGAAGATACCATTGCGGAATGGTATAAGGTGAATGAAGAAATCAAACATAGCCGTTTTCCAATCATCGATAAAAACTTGAAGGTGCAGGGTGTGGTTACTTCCAAGGATGTGCTCGGCAAGGACTCCGGGACGCTTATTGAAAAAGTGATGACCAAAAACCCAATCACCGTTAATGGTAAAACTTCGGTCGCGTCTGCTGCCCATATCATGGTGTGGGAAGGGATTGAGATGCTGCCGGTAGTCGACCCGAACCATCGTCTTCTTGGAATCATCAGCCGTCAGGACGTATTGAAGGCGTTGCAAATGATCCAAAGGCAGCCGCAAGTCGGGGAAACGCTAGATGATATTGTGACCAATCAGTTCATGGATGTCACAGAATCAAAAGGGGAAGAGGCTTACCAAAGCGAAGTGACCCCGCAGATGACCAACTCGGTCGGAACAATATCCTATGGGGTATTTACAACCATCGTGACTGAAGCGGCAAAGCGTGTGATCCGCAATTTGAAAAAGAGTGACATGGTCGTGGAGAACATTACGATTTATTTTATTAAGCCAGTGCAGATCGACAGCACCATCGAGATTCGGCCTAAAGTGCTCGAGGTCGGCCGCAAGTTCGGTAAAGTGGACGTGGAAGTGTACCACGAAGGCAATGTCGTCGGCAAGGCGATGATGATGGTGCAGTTGATACAGTAA
- a CDS encoding class I SAM-dependent methyltransferase has protein sequence MSITKLENTFSLFDTTAQILQEELDCTYLEALAETAENLFHGAVIQEEVSEVTKRRLEKEYSKQNLTSLQKEEIRKGFQLAILKGMKDAVQANHQMTPDAIAMFMGYLVGKYTSHLQQLTMLDPAIGTGNLLTAVLNHQPNKKLEAFGVDVDDLLVKLAYNNANLQEQAISLFNQDGLSNLFVEPVDVVVSDLPVGYYPDDNNAANFKLKAEEGHSYAHYLFIEQGLRYTKPGGHLLFLVPNSMFEEEEAKRVNALIKDEAYIQGMLQLPETMFQNKNHAKSILVLQKKGIGIEPPKEALLVNLPSFSNMQAMEKIMAQINHWFSEQKNKK, from the coding sequence ATGTCCATTACAAAACTAGAAAATACATTTTCCCTATTCGATACAACAGCACAAATCCTACAAGAAGAACTAGACTGTACATACCTAGAAGCACTAGCAGAAACCGCAGAAAACCTCTTCCACGGAGCAGTCATCCAAGAAGAAGTATCAGAAGTAACCAAACGAAGACTCGAAAAAGAATACAGCAAACAAAATCTCACTTCCCTTCAAAAAGAAGAAATCAGAAAAGGATTTCAACTTGCCATCCTAAAAGGAATGAAAGATGCAGTTCAAGCTAACCATCAAATGACTCCAGATGCGATTGCCATGTTTATGGGATACCTCGTCGGAAAATACACCTCACATCTGCAACAGCTGACCATGCTTGATCCTGCTATCGGTACTGGAAATCTTCTTACAGCTGTCCTTAACCACCAGCCTAACAAAAAGCTGGAGGCGTTTGGTGTGGATGTGGACGACCTGTTAGTGAAACTTGCTTATAATAACGCCAATCTGCAAGAGCAGGCAATCAGTTTATTCAACCAAGATGGCTTAAGCAACCTCTTTGTAGAACCAGTAGATGTGGTTGTGAGTGACCTTCCAGTAGGGTATTATCCTGATGATAACAATGCTGCCAACTTCAAGCTAAAAGCGGAAGAAGGACATTCCTATGCGCATTATCTGTTCATCGAACAAGGGTTGCGTTACACAAAACCAGGCGGGCACCTTTTATTCTTGGTTCCTAACTCCATGTTTGAAGAAGAGGAAGCAAAAAGAGTCAACGCTTTAATAAAAGACGAAGCGTATATCCAAGGAATGCTTCAGCTTCCGGAAACCATGTTCCAAAACAAAAACCATGCAAAAAGCATCCTTGTTTTGCAGAAAAAAGGAATAGGCATTGAACCTCCTAAAGAAGCTCTATTAGTAAACTTGCCAAGCTTCTCCAACATGCAGGCAATGGAAAAAATCATGGCCCAAATAAACCACTGGTTTTCCGAGCAAAAAAACAAAAAGTAA
- a CDS encoding nuclease-related domain-containing protein produces the protein MIKMHREKSNRMLIHEAGLRRLVPSHHQYPLIEQEYGKMKYGYKGEEALDYYLTFLPHENYHILHGLRIKDPKGRYFQIDTLLITSTHCLIIDCKYVSGKLEFDEVGCQLIRHKADGEMERMADPLSQVARHRYQLSLWLEHHGFPSLPIASLVALTHSKSHLLKTSPSLMKKVTFLTNLPNRINEINALHSSAVLNKKDFNKLTKTLIKKHTPDSFNFLQNYNIKQEELIKGVICKNCGFNMMKKKRKYWTCKRCNSQSLSAHLYALEDYKLLISTTIQNKELRDFLLISSASEAYNILVSLSLPSIGDKKGRIYSLEHFRISFSP, from the coding sequence ATGATAAAAATGCATAGAGAAAAGTCGAATAGGATGCTGATCCATGAAGCCGGCTTGAGGAGGCTGGTACCATCCCACCATCAATACCCATTGATTGAACAGGAATATGGCAAAATGAAATACGGTTACAAAGGGGAAGAGGCATTAGACTACTATTTAACCTTTCTCCCTCATGAAAACTACCACATACTTCATGGCCTCCGAATAAAGGACCCGAAAGGTAGATACTTTCAAATAGACACGCTGCTCATTACATCAACCCATTGCTTAATAATAGATTGCAAATACGTTTCAGGTAAATTAGAATTTGACGAAGTGGGATGTCAACTCATCCGGCATAAGGCAGATGGGGAAATGGAAAGAATGGCAGATCCTCTATCACAAGTAGCTCGCCACCGTTATCAACTTTCGTTATGGTTAGAACACCACGGCTTCCCAAGCTTACCAATTGCGAGTTTGGTAGCTTTAACTCACAGTAAATCCCATTTACTCAAAACTTCTCCCTCACTTATGAAAAAGGTAACTTTTCTAACTAATCTCCCAAATAGAATAAATGAAATAAATGCACTCCATTCATCCGCAGTCCTGAATAAAAAAGATTTTAACAAGCTTACGAAAACACTAATAAAGAAACATACTCCAGATAGCTTTAATTTTCTACAGAACTACAACATTAAACAGGAAGAACTGATAAAAGGCGTAATATGTAAGAATTGCGGGTTCAACATGATGAAGAAAAAAAGAAAATATTGGACTTGTAAGAGGTGCAATAGCCAATCACTGTCAGCGCACCTTTATGCGCTAGAAGATTATAAACTATTAATATCTACTACCATTCAGAACAAAGAGTTGAGGGATTTCCTTCTAATTAGTTCTGCATCAGAAGCATATAATATATTGGTATCACTAAGCTTGCCCTCGATTGGCGACAAAAAAGGGAGGATTTACTCGTTAGAACATTTTAGAATTTCCTTTTCGCCATAA
- a CDS encoding YtpI family protein, with amino-acid sequence MAIFVFLIIFSLMFYLMYKVKYFRTQLPAEKKWLSAKSSIALGSFVFFFGVNSLINPLSTVAIVVGIILLVVGLGSIWAGYKAYRFYLPFAIEEAEAVKEAEMKEKTVMD; translated from the coding sequence TTGGCTATTTTTGTTTTTCTCATTATCTTTTCATTAATGTTCTATTTAATGTATAAAGTAAAATACTTCCGCACTCAATTGCCGGCTGAAAAGAAATGGCTAAGCGCAAAATCCAGCATCGCGTTGGGTAGTTTTGTATTCTTTTTTGGCGTTAATTCCCTTATTAACCCACTATCCACGGTCGCCATCGTAGTGGGCATCATTTTGTTGGTTGTAGGTTTGGGCAGCATCTGGGCGGGCTACAAAGCCTACCGTTTCTACCTGCCATTTGCAATCGAAGAAGCAGAAGCAGTTAAGGAAGCGGAAATGAAAGAGAAGACGGTTATGGATTGA
- a CDS encoding M24 family metallopeptidase — translation MKEHRLKQLVEWLKQEDLSGCFLTSTPNVFYISGFYTDPHERLLGLLAFPNSEPAIVCPNMEVEQVKKTGWNYGIVGYNDTDDPWQKVQEYVKQQGIQMEKLAVEQEHMTVARLHKLEEVFPGVKLAAAEDKMYKLRLVKDEEEVSILREAAKLADFGVEVGVHHLKKGVTEQELVATIEYELKKKGISQMSFSTMALTGLKTAAPHGKPGLDQVKDGDLVLFDLGVVLNGYCSDITRTVAFGNVNEQQQEIYETVLKAQLAAVDICKPGVEIGQIDRKARSIITESGYGEFFTHRIGHGLGIEVHEYPSMNETNTMKLQKGMAFTIEPGIYKPGVGGVRIEDDILVTDNGIELLTSYPKDLQIIKP, via the coding sequence ATGAAAGAACATCGTCTGAAGCAATTGGTAGAGTGGCTGAAACAGGAGGACTTGTCCGGTTGTTTCTTAACGTCTACCCCGAACGTATTTTACATAAGCGGTTTTTACACAGATCCACACGAAAGACTTTTGGGACTTCTCGCTTTTCCAAACAGCGAGCCTGCGATTGTCTGCCCCAATATGGAAGTAGAACAGGTAAAGAAAACAGGCTGGAACTACGGAATAGTCGGGTACAATGATACGGATGATCCTTGGCAAAAGGTTCAGGAGTATGTGAAACAACAAGGAATTCAAATGGAAAAACTGGCAGTAGAGCAGGAACATATGACTGTCGCTCGTTTACATAAGTTAGAAGAAGTCTTCCCGGGCGTAAAACTTGCCGCGGCAGAAGATAAAATGTATAAGCTTCGTCTTGTAAAGGATGAAGAAGAGGTATCCATTTTGAGAGAAGCAGCCAAACTAGCCGACTTTGGAGTGGAAGTTGGGGTGCATCACCTGAAAAAAGGTGTGACAGAGCAGGAGCTTGTTGCAACGATTGAGTATGAGCTGAAGAAAAAAGGAATCAGCCAAATGTCCTTTTCCACGATGGCGCTGACAGGTTTAAAGACAGCAGCTCCTCATGGAAAGCCTGGTTTGGATCAAGTAAAGGATGGCGACCTTGTGTTATTTGACCTTGGCGTTGTCTTGAATGGATATTGCTCAGATATCACAAGAACCGTTGCCTTTGGTAATGTGAACGAACAGCAACAGGAAATCTATGAAACGGTATTGAAGGCGCAGCTTGCTGCCGTGGATATCTGTAAACCAGGTGTCGAAATCGGACAGATTGACCGTAAAGCCCGCTCGATCATAACGGAAAGTGGTTATGGAGAATTCTTTACACACCGAATCGGTCACGGACTAGGCATCGAAGTGCACGAGTATCCATCCATGAATGAAACGAACACGATGAAACTGCAAAAAGGAATGGCCTTTACGATTGAACCTGGTATCTACAAACCAGGAGTAGGTGGCGTACGAATCGAAGATGATATTTTAGTTACAGACAACGGAATCGAATTGCTGACAAGCTACCCGAAAGATTTACAGATCATTAAGCCATAA
- the ald gene encoding alanine dehydrogenase, translating into MRIGVPREIKNNENRVAMTPAGVVNLVGFGHEVYIEKEAGIGSGFTDEQYVQAGAKMVETAEEAWSMDMVMKVKEPLPSEYSYFREGLILFTYLHLAPEPELTKALIDNKVVGIAYETVQLPNGSLPLLTPMSEVAGRMATQIGAQFLEKIKGGKGILLGGVPGVRRGKVTIIGGGVAGTNAAKMAIGLGADVTILDLNPDRLRQLDDIFGKDIQTLMSNPLNLEIAVKESDLVIGAVLIPGAKAPKLVTEEMIQSMGAGSVVVDIAIDQGGIFETTDRITTHDDPTYVKHEVVHYAVANMPGAVPRTSTIALTNVTVPYAVQIANKGYKQASLDNEAILKGINTLDGYVTYAAVAESHGLAYESASNLLVKS; encoded by the coding sequence ATGAGAATTGGAGTACCTAGAGAGATAAAAAACAACGAAAACCGTGTTGCGATGACGCCTGCAGGTGTAGTAAACCTTGTTGGATTCGGACATGAAGTATACATAGAAAAAGAAGCTGGTATTGGATCCGGCTTTACTGATGAGCAATATGTACAAGCTGGTGCTAAAATGGTGGAAACGGCAGAAGAAGCATGGTCCATGGATATGGTCATGAAGGTAAAAGAGCCACTTCCTTCTGAGTATAGCTATTTCCGTGAGGGGCTAATCCTTTTCACTTATCTGCATCTTGCTCCAGAACCAGAATTAACAAAGGCTTTGATTGATAACAAAGTAGTGGGTATTGCATATGAGACAGTTCAACTTCCAAACGGATCCCTTCCGTTGTTGACTCCTATGAGTGAAGTTGCCGGTCGTATGGCTACTCAAATTGGTGCGCAATTCCTTGAGAAAATCAAAGGTGGAAAAGGGATTCTTCTAGGTGGTGTTCCTGGTGTACGCCGCGGGAAGGTAACGATCATTGGTGGAGGTGTCGCTGGTACGAATGCTGCTAAGATGGCAATCGGACTTGGCGCAGATGTAACCATCCTGGACTTAAATCCGGATCGTCTTCGTCAGTTGGATGATATTTTCGGTAAAGACATCCAGACACTTATGAGTAACCCGTTAAACCTTGAAATCGCTGTGAAAGAATCAGACCTTGTTATTGGTGCTGTTCTAATTCCAGGTGCTAAAGCGCCGAAGCTTGTAACAGAGGAAATGATTCAATCCATGGGTGCAGGTTCTGTTGTGGTGGATATCGCAATTGATCAGGGTGGAATTTTCGAGACGACAGATCGCATTACTACGCATGACGATCCAACATATGTGAAGCATGAAGTCGTTCACTATGCCGTTGCAAACATGCCTGGTGCGGTTCCACGTACATCCACTATCGCATTGACGAATGTTACGGTTCCTTATGCGGTGCAAATTGCAAACAAAGGCTACAAGCAAGCTTCCTTGGATAATGAAGCTATCCTAAAGGGAATCAACACGCTAGACGGATATGTAACATATGCGGCAGTGGCAGAGTCTCACGGGTTGGCGTATGAGAGCGCAAGCAATCTTTTAGTGAAGAGCTAA